In one window of Pseudorasbora parva isolate DD20220531a chromosome 7, ASM2467924v1, whole genome shotgun sequence DNA:
- the plekhf2 gene encoding pleckstrin homology domain-containing family F member 2 translates to MVDRLANSEANSKRIGFVEACFGTAGQPLAIPGRVLIGEGVLTKLCRKKPKARQFFLFNDILVYGNIVILKKKYNKQHIIPLESVTIDTVADEGELRNGWLIKTPTKSFAVYAATATEKSEWMSHISKCVSDLLEKSGKSPTGEHAAVWVPDSEATVCMRCQKMKFTPVNRRHHCRKCGFVVCGPCSEKKFLLPSQSSKPVRVCEFCYKQLSTGATLPPHSDSRHGSEMSDDDDEDDSSD, encoded by the coding sequence ATGGTGGACCGCTTGGCAAACAGTGAGGCCAACTCTAAGCGCATCGGATTTGTGGAAGCATGTTTTGGCACTGCAGGTCAACCTCTGGCAATCCCAGGTCGAGTGCTCATCGGAGAGGGTGTTCTCACGAAGCTGTGCCGCAAAAAGCCCAAAGCCCGGCAGTTCTTCCTCTTCAATGACATCCTGGTGTACGGCAACATCGTCATCCTGAAGAAGAAATACAATAAGCAGCACATCATCCCTCTGGAGAGCGTCACCATAGACACAGTGGCGGACGAGGGCGAACTGCGCAATGGCTGGCTCATTAAAACGCCCACCAAATCCTTCGCCGTCTATGCAGCAACAGCCACAGAGAAGTCAGAGTGGATGAGCCACATCAGCAAGTGTGTTTCAGATCTGTTGGAAAAAAGCGGAAAATCTCCCACCGGCGAGCACGCGGCGGTCTGGGTGCCCGACTCGGAGGCGACCGTGTGCATGCGCTGCCAGAAGATGAAATTTACCCCCGTCAACCGACGCCACCACTGCCGGAAATGTGGTTTTGTCGTGTGCGGCCCCTGTTCAGAGAAGAAGTTCCTGCTGCCCAGTCAGTCGTCCAAACCAGTGCGTGTGTGCGAGTTCTGTTACAAGCAGCTCTCCACGGGCGCCACCCTTCCGCCCCACTCGGACAGCCGGCATGGTTCGGAGATGTCGGACGACGACGATGAAGACGACAGCAGTGACTAA